Proteins found in one Paenibacillus borealis genomic segment:
- a CDS encoding ABC transporter ATP-binding protein produces MAQTAIEISNVSKIYSQTGTYAVDHVNLSIEEGEFITILGSSGSGKTTLLKMINRLYEPDEGSITLFGENIAALDPVLVRRRIGYVIQQVGLFPHMTIKQNVAAVPKLLKWDTAKIAARVDELLSLVGLTPAVFKSRYPAQLSGGQQQRIGLARALASDPKIMLLDEPFGAIDAITRMNLQDELLRIHGGLKKTFLFVTHDINEAFKLGNRVIVMDQGRVCQFDTPKNIASSPADGFVASLIASSREQEKFWEGLV; encoded by the coding sequence ATGGCACAGACTGCGATCGAAATCAGCAATGTGAGCAAGATATATAGTCAGACCGGTACTTACGCGGTGGATCATGTCAATCTGTCCATTGAGGAGGGGGAGTTCATTACGATTCTGGGCTCCTCCGGCTCCGGCAAAACAACATTGCTGAAAATGATTAACCGTCTGTATGAACCGGATGAAGGCAGCATTACGTTATTTGGAGAAAATATCGCTGCCCTTGATCCAGTTTTGGTAAGAAGACGCATCGGTTATGTCATACAACAGGTAGGCCTGTTTCCGCATATGACGATAAAGCAGAATGTGGCCGCTGTACCTAAGCTTTTAAAATGGGATACCGCAAAGATTGCAGCAAGAGTGGATGAATTATTATCCCTTGTAGGCCTTACACCGGCGGTGTTTAAGAGCCGCTATCCGGCCCAATTGTCAGGCGGCCAGCAACAGCGGATTGGCCTTGCTAGGGCGCTGGCGTCAGATCCCAAGATTATGCTGCTGGATGAGCCTTTTGGAGCCATAGATGCTATCACCCGGATGAATCTGCAGGATGAGCTGCTGCGCATCCACGGGGGACTGAAGAAAACCTTTCTGTTCGTGACCCACGATATCAATGAAGCTTTTAAACTGGGTAACCGGGTTATTGTTATGGATCAGGGCCGGGTCTGTCAATTCGATACGCCGAAGAATATTGCTTCTTCCCCCGCAGATGGCTTCGTAGCCTCCTTAATTGCCTCTTCCCGTGAACAGGAGAAGTTCTGGGAGGGATTAGTTTGA
- a CDS encoding ABC transporter permease: MDSSLWEQITNYFTTDIGAYLLSVKEHIVISVLALAVSALIGIILGYLCTVQRKYEKWIISLFQVLRIVPSLAILFLLIPVMGTGFQPAMTALILLAIPPILMNTVAGLEEVPDFMLETAYAVGMSNWQALWKVRLPLAAPLILTGVKTAAIEIVASATLAAKIGAGGLGSIIFTGLGLNRIDLLLIGGISVAVLSIAIGLVLDRSERWLFKYKYTGK, encoded by the coding sequence TTGGACAGCAGCTTATGGGAGCAGATTACGAACTATTTTACAACTGACATAGGTGCTTACTTGCTCTCTGTAAAAGAGCATATCGTCATCAGCGTCTTGGCTTTGGCGGTTTCGGCCTTGATTGGAATAATCCTGGGATATTTGTGTACTGTACAGAGAAAATATGAGAAATGGATTATCTCCCTCTTTCAGGTTTTGCGGATTGTGCCAAGCCTGGCGATCCTCTTTCTGCTAATCCCGGTGATGGGGACAGGCTTCCAGCCGGCAATGACAGCACTGATATTATTAGCCATTCCGCCTATTCTGATGAACACTGTGGCCGGACTGGAAGAAGTGCCTGATTTCATGCTGGAAACAGCGTACGCGGTAGGAATGTCGAATTGGCAGGCGCTGTGGAAGGTAAGGCTTCCATTAGCTGCACCGCTTATTCTGACGGGAGTCAAGACGGCTGCCATTGAGATCGTAGCGAGCGCGACATTAGCTGCAAAGATCGGCGCGGGCGGACTTGGAAGCATTATTTTTACCGGCCTGGGCCTGAACCGGATTGATCTGCTTCTGATTGGCGGTATATCAGTGGCCGTGCTGTCCATCGCCATCGGACTAGTTCTGGATAGGTCGGAAAGATGGTTATTCAAATATAAATACACTGGAAAGTAG
- a CDS encoding glycine betaine ABC transporter substrate-binding protein: protein MKRNIKTFAAAAMVLVLMLTLAACGSKNEDEGGKPTIRIGSKDFTENLVVGELYALALENAGYKVDRVFNIAGSVIHTSLINKEIDLYPEYTGTGLLSILKLPLMTDPDEVYNTVKKAYEEQFQATWLNYSKANDGAGLVVRTAVSKELGITTISDLQKHAAELRFASQGEVDQREDGIPMLEKVYGPLKWKSSKVYDNSLKYEVLSNDEADVAPAYTTEGMLANTDEFTLLEDDKQVWPPYNLAPVVRDEILNANPDIAEAINKVSAALDTQTITALNAKVDVDKEEYEDVAKEFYDSIK, encoded by the coding sequence ATGAAGAGAAACATAAAGACATTCGCAGCAGCAGCAATGGTATTAGTATTAATGCTTACACTGGCCGCTTGCGGCAGCAAAAACGAAGATGAAGGCGGAAAGCCGACTATACGTATCGGAAGCAAGGATTTCACAGAAAATTTGGTCGTTGGTGAGTTATACGCCCTGGCGCTAGAAAATGCGGGATACAAAGTCGATAGAGTGTTCAACATAGCTGGCTCTGTCATCCACACTTCGCTTATCAATAAAGAGATTGATTTATATCCGGAATACACAGGGACAGGCCTGTTATCCATTCTCAAGCTGCCGCTGATGACTGACCCTGACGAAGTTTATAATACGGTGAAAAAAGCATATGAAGAACAATTCCAGGCCACCTGGCTGAATTACTCCAAAGCTAACGACGGAGCCGGGCTGGTAGTGCGCACTGCGGTATCTAAGGAGCTGGGAATTACAACGATTTCTGATCTTCAAAAGCATGCTGCAGAGCTGCGGTTTGCCTCACAGGGTGAAGTGGATCAGCGTGAAGACGGCATTCCAATGCTGGAGAAGGTCTATGGTCCGCTGAAATGGAAGTCCTCGAAGGTCTATGATAACAGTCTGAAATATGAAGTACTCTCTAATGATGAGGCGGATGTCGCTCCGGCCTATACAACCGAAGGCATGCTTGCAAATACGGATGAATTCACACTGCTGGAAGACGACAAGCAGGTATGGCCGCCGTATAACCTGGCTCCTGTTGTCCGTGACGAAATCCTGAATGCTAATCCGGACATTGCGGAAGCGATTAATAAAGTAAGTGCTGCGCTGGATACTCAAACGATCACTGCCTTGAATGCAAAGGTGGATGTGGACAAGGAAGAGTATGAAGATGTAGCTAAGGAGTTCTACGACTCCATTAAATAA